The sequence below is a genomic window from Macadamia integrifolia cultivar HAES 741 chromosome 1, SCU_Mint_v3, whole genome shotgun sequence.
CTTTGAGAGAAAATCAGAGATTGAATTTGCCTCTCCAAAACAATGACTGATTTTCCACTCCACACGACCACACTTCTATATCAgaacatgagaaaaaaaaattaccagcTCTTTAAGTACATAACTTCATTATCTTTTTCATATAAATTCAAGAATAGTTGTAGAAAGAGTATCAAAGTGCAAAAAGCAACAACTGTTGTACCACTTAAGTGTaatctttgttttctcttttttcttgtcaaatgaaacccaagagatcccaatctaatCTCTTTGGCAATGTGATTGAGTTTCCACCAACATTCCGTACATAATACTTAATAGATTAATAGAACCAAGAAAAAGTATTTATGGCCTTCGTGTAAAACCACTATGATAAGTATTAGTGACATGGAACGATGCCGATGCTTCCTCTCAATCCTATATAGTGTGGTTTCTATATTATTTCCTTCACCCAAGTTGGATATTAGTATAATACATATATAATAAATTTACAAAACCATATGATGGGACGTGTACGGAGGTAGGAAAGTTTCCATATAATGGTGAACATGAACATATGCTTCATAATCATGATGGGAACTATTAATTGTTGTTTTTGACAACATCTCATCTGTCAAGAAAACTTTGTTATTTCATGGATTTTACTACACATAATATTAAAGGTAGAGTTTATCAAATGACATATTAATATGTTTTAAGTTtcatattttgatttaaaattttccttgcaaATTTAGAGATTTGGGTATTGGTTCTTTCGAAGTGTTCAAGAAGCGACATATATGTACTTTAATGGAAATAAGAATGAGATTAATATTGACATATATCAATCTATGTCAAGCTTATCTAATTATAGCTATATATTAGTACGTACTTAAAACATAACAAATGCTTTTTGTTTAATATCAAACTGTCATCAATTAATACACAGATTTTAAATGGCCAAGTACCATAGAACATCCTTTGCCTAAGATTACgccaattttatttaattaaagcATACAATTTCAAATATgttgatataattttcattgatagtttaaaaccatgaagaaaaatatatagaaaCGCAACCATAAAACGATGTAAAAGATaaaaacaataacaaataatgcacacaggtttacgagattcgacaagattgcctacgtcctcagtgagatgagatcttgattcactatcaatggagaataaggttataGTGCTCGTCTTCACACTTTTTagtattgcttgtattacagagaaagaaaacctcgctacaaatatatagcgaaaaactctAATTCGTAAAGTACAAAACTGACCTctaataaaaaattcgagcagggggtTGTGCCCTCTACACCCccactatgcagggggcctcctgtcCTCCTTGCAACCCCCATAGCCAACTAATCAGTTAGCAGGactgccgtcctgcctgtcgaggcacttgcaccaatactccctggataaaactgtgatggaatacaaaacatcgtacaccaacaaaaaTGATGCTTATTCAAATGATGTGGAAGATGtgaaagactttttttttttttttggcgatggggggtgggggaataAATAAGAGCTTCATTCAgaagtgaataaaaaaattactattGGCAAGCTAGTTCACAAATTCATGAGGAAACAGTTAGTCTAATGAGAAGACTGTTTATTATTGAAcctaaaggaaaaatataagcATTACTGTACATATTGAgcgaaaatagaaaaagagagcaTAGAGATTTGATTACCGAAATAAATAAGAGCTTCTTTTAGaagtgaataaaaaaatcacTATTGGCAAGCCAGTTCACAAATTCATGAGGAAACAGTTAGTCTAATGAGAAGACTCTTTATTATATAACCTAAAGGGAAAATATAAGCATTACTATACATATTGAgcgaaaatagaaaaagagggCAGAGAGATTTGATTACCGAACTAAATTAACCTTCCACCAGATAGAAAACAAATAGCAatcagagaagaaagaaagagttacaaacaaagagatcataACGAACCACTCTTCCCATCAATCCAATAGAAAAGCAATTACAACGTTCAtgaagagagagggaaagacAGGGAGGAAAGTAAAACACCTTCTCTTATTTTACCTCCCTTTAGCACACTCATGTTTAGGTTGTGCGGAAAATGAAATATTCTCAATTTACTCTTTATGATCAAACTATGGGACCCCCCAGTAATTAGATCAGGTGCACTCcttgatctacgaccaccctacTCTAACTACTGAATACACCCAACTACTGTCACACCAAACAATAAAATACCAAATCGAACAAGAAGAATAAATATCCAAAAAAAGTGTCCAATAAACTCAAGATTGATTCTTGAATGAGGACTCAGGACTCACCACAGATTTAACATCTGAAGAAAAGAAGTCCAGCATACGAACACACTTGATGATATAAACAAAGaataattccaaattaaaaagaaaaataaaatatttgaatcATTGATTCTACCTTTAGTTGGATACGCTCAAATGTATCCATGCCTTGTTTATATGGGTAAGATGCTTATGCCGCAGCTATGAGTTATGGTATTATTGCAATGGGGATTATCACATAAAAATATTGTCTTTGGGTTCTATTAACATTTTTTGCTTATGcaagaaaaaacaaatggaTTTATATGGATATCCTTTAATTACATACCCTAAAGAAGAAATGCTTGTCATTGTACTAACATGTTTAGAAGGTATTGAAAATAGAATTTCGTTTAGTTACCACAAACCCTAATTAAATTGTCAAGGATTTGAAACATTTGATTAGATTGATTTGCTTTTGTTAGCAACATTGAACAAAGGCAATATTTTAGAGTTTCAAACGAAATAAACCTTGATTACTCATAGatgtcatctctctctctctcaatgggTGTTCATTTAACCGAAAAAAGCTAAAACTATATGGTAGTGACTAACCAAGCTactataattaaaataataacaataataataataattgaaggATCAAGCACATGAGAGGGCATAACCCTTGAATGACATGAATCCTCCAAAAGCTTATGGTGACATCTCTAGTTACACCGTGATAGaatgtttgaattttttttttcacattaaaaataaaaaaaaatgttgaaatttaaacatttttttatatgtaaagAAAGGAAGGTAATAATCAAGAGGTTTGAATTGGAGACCTAATaagtgtgattttttttttttggtaatatgcCTGCGACCTTCGCACACCACAACTACACCAATTATGTTACGCAGTTGTTGTTTTAAATGTAAatataatcatcaataaaataggTAATAGGGATGATTGGCTGTAAATATTTAGGATGAATCACTTTGCAAAATGATGCTTTGATACTCGAAGCACTTTGATTACACCAATTAGTATCATAAGAAACTCCATAAAAAGATAATTGAAAAGGGTCATTTCCTCAGCTCTTTCTATCCCTCCACTCAAAGAAAAGGTattcttaactttttttttttttttttattagtaacACAAGAACGATGAACAAAAAGAGGACAAATAGTAATATAAAACAATTGTAGCATTGTTAGCAGCTCTTCCACCAAAAAATGCCCCAGAAcgatattttacaaaaaaaaactttagtTGGTGGTGACAAAGAAATTTAGTGTCGTTTTTCTTCTATATGTTTAATGTTCATCATTGGATGGTTATCTTCTCTGATTTCTCATAGTAATTAAGAAGTGGGTTCagtatttttttaaatgggGTTAGCAAGAATAATATTGAAAAAGGGTCATTGTTTTAGTCCAACTTTTATCTAGAAgataaaatcattaaaaattatttatcaGCTTAAGAAATATTTCACTTTACTTTTCGAATAATGAGCTAATCGATCCACTAAATGATTGTGTTTGTATCAAATAAATTtgtgaaaggaaaataaatttcaaaatatttttttttttggttttctttatttttgtctcTTATAAAGTTTGAACCATTAATTTTTGCGATGTTACATTATGTAATGCCAAGTAGTAAGAAATGTTTAGTTTCACATTATTTATAGAGGAGAGTTGAGTGAGATGTATATTGTGTAATGAGAAATATAAGGGTGGGGTTTCTTGGAAGAAAGACTCATTATGCTCTCTTATGCTGACATGCATGTCTCGATACATAATCTGAcattaaaaaatacaaaatatgcTACTAATTAATTCATTCCCATTGCGTTActaataaaagaaattttttattactgaACAAAGCAAAATGTGTTGATATGCTTTGTATTGTTGTTAGCATCCAATACTTACATATTAATGGACGAGCCACAATGGTACAATCCTCAATGATTAATTCATTTCCCATGCCATTAGATCAAGATAGAACTCCTTTAAGAGGGGAAAAGAGCTTGTTTAATATTTTGACGTGGTTAAaacaaaggtaaaaaaaaatctgttattGAAGGATCATATCAATCTTAAATATTCTAAATACAGAAGTGTGCAAATGCATCTTACCCTTGATACTTTGGGAATCCTATTGATCATAAGCCATCGTCGAGCATTTTGTAATTGTAAAAAAAGCAAACAACTAAATAGAATCACTAAATCATTTGAGTACAATCACCAACAATAGCCATTATAAATATAACCTACTTGGGTTGCTTTAGAGTTAGGCTCAAGTTGGATGTAAAGCATCCAAACAAACGGAGAGACAGTTCTAGGACCAAATTAGCCCGATCCCATGGTGAAGAGTCTCATCATTATAGACATCCAAACCCTCTTATTGAACCCATGAgacttatttaattattaatttttttttttagggtgaaACATGAGGAGTATTTATCACCGTTAAGAATGAAAAGGTGGATGAAGGAAGAATCATTATAGACATCTAAACTTTATGATTGAATCTAAGAAGTGCATTTTCGATTATTAACAATAGTGTGTGAGAGTTAATGATAAACTCAAATCCAATTGAAGGATCACATCACcaataaagaaagaatattAATCATTATTGCAATCTAAAATGTTGGTCATTGAAAATGCTTAAGATTATAATATTGGTCACCAAACTTTAGTATAGAGGAAGTTCAAGGAATTTAGGTGTGGCATCATTGTGAAGGCCTAAGTAGATGAGGCAAAACAAAAATTGTTCCCATGCGAACGTATGTATTGCTAAAGCTTGAGCTTGAGAAAGGTGTAATGTTTGTCTATTCGTATTTCATAAAATGTAAGATAGAACATAATAGAGGCCTTTGAAGGTGAGCTGGAGAATTGCCAGTGTGAACATCCTTGAAGAGCATCTTCGGTAGCATTAAAATGGTCCAGCCAAGAATTAATGGATCTACTTTCCACCGAAAAGAACATCCTTGAAGTAATAATTTGACGTTAGAAGTGGGTAGTGTGATATAGAGACCTATAAATAATTGGGCATTTTCTCTTTAACAATTAGTTTTTTTAGgataaaattttaacaaaatccCTAACAAGTGCTATAAAAGCCAAGGTTTAGGACCAAGATTCTGGCGAGGATCAGGGCGTAGGAATTCTGTGTGATCTTAGTAACTCCTACATTTGTTTGTCTTGTTTCATTTGAGATTGATTGTTTGTAAAAATTAAGTGGACCAATGCGACCATGGGTTTTCTTAGGTTTTTTAGACCACCAAGTTGAGGCCTCTGTCTCTGAAGTCGTAGATTTACCCTCTTAGTAttggattcggctcctctccttAGTGCCTATAGCCcaggtcttgcccatagctatTTGGGCGAGTACCATGTGACGAGGCAATGATTCAACGATTCTTGGTATCTCATTATCCGAGCCTTTATCGATGCCTCATTTTCTACGTCTTTCTCAAATCGTTGGATCATTGCCTCATCATGTGTGATTCGTCCAGGTAATTATGAGCCAAACTCGGCGGTAAGGAGAGGAGTCGGATCCTTAGTGTAAGGATTTACTAATAGATATTGGGATTGGTATCGTCAATACCGATATAAACCGGGCCCTATCAATCTTGATTGGACTGATTTACCCCTGTTTTTCcccaaaaatagattttttttaacacTTGGACCATCGGCCATGTATTCGGATCAGTTACTTCGCCTGTAACTGTCAGTGTTTGGACTTCTCTTAGTGACTCAGACTAGAAGTCCAACGACCCACGAGGCTGGCCTTCCACTCCCACGAGGCACGAGCCctcacaccttttttttttttttttttttggtaggactAAGGAGCCCTCTCACCTTACCTAAGGCCTTTTTACAGAAAGATTTTAACAAAAtacctttttaattttttcaatccTATCCATACACGTATGCATTCGTAAGATTTTTACCACGTGTCAAACAATTCTTCCATCTGTTACCCGGCAAATCCGAATGCTAAAATTGTATCCAATCAGAGGACTCCTTCGACCCACATCAGGTGCTAAATGGAGAGTACTAATGAAGATTTTTGCTCACTAATTACTCTACTTAAAGAAAACACCCAAAATTAattaatcttcttcttcgcttcTAGGCCTCTTCGCATTCAGTCCAACTCCCACCTTTGATtgctctcttcccttctcttttccgCTTATCGTTTTTCCGCCTCTTCGTAGCCTTCTTTGTCTGTGAGACTGTAAACTCTGTGTTTGGCGAAGAAGACACTGTTCCTTTTTCGTTTCCGTCAGATCTAACGTTTCCATTTAGGTTTAAACAATCGGTTTTTTTCATCTCTTGTGCCCCTCCTTACTGTTCCTCTTCAGATTTTCCTGAAAGATTGTGAGATTCTGATTTTAAGCGACTCTGATCTTCCGATTATTGACCAGAGTCGGAAGTTCAGTGGATTTGGTCTTGTGGATTCATCGCAATTGGCTTTAATAGGAAATCTTGTGTTGATTTTGGGTTTTACGATCTGATTTGGGTTTCAAAGAGGTAAATTAAGGTTTTCTCTGCGGAGATGTTGGGGGCCGGATTGCAGTTTGGGCGTGCTCATGGAGAAGATCGGTTTTACAATCCGGCGAAAGCCCGGaggaatcatcatcatcaacaacaacagcagcagcagcagcagcagcagcaacaacagcaacagcaacagcaacagcaacagcagcaacCACAACAGCAACAGGTTCATAGAACTAGGAGTAGTGGAACTGTGAACACCGCGGTGGTGACGAAGGGCAAGGCCGTAATTTCAGACAACAGAGAGCCGGAGAACCGAGCGGTATCTGAAGAGACTTCGAAGCCTTTGGCTATGCCGGCTTCAGAATCAGTTACAGCTTCTCCGAGTAATCTCGATCGCTTTCTGGAGTCAACAACACCATCTGTTCCTGCGCAGTACCTCTCTAAGGTTCATTTATCCGATCAATTACTTTTGACTTTCTTTTCGATTTTTGATTCCCATTATTTATTTactattataattttttttgcagaCAAGGATGAGAGGGTGGAGGACTTGCGATGTCGAATTCCAGCCTTTCTTCACCCTCGGTGATCTTTGGGAGTCTTTTAAGGAATGGAGTGCATATGGAGCAGGTGTGCCTTTGATACTGAACGGCAGTGATTGTGTTATTCAATATTATGTCCCGTATTTGTCAGGCATCCAAATATATGGTGACTCAAGGTCGTCGGCAAAGTCGAGGTACTAATGATGTTCGTGTATATCTATTTATGTCTTTGCCCCAGACGAACAATTACTTGGCAACTTAATGCATTTTAAGCTTTGATGAATGCCTAAGGAATAGATGTGTAgcctttcattttatttcccacCTGATGCTTTTTTACTGTGTATTCTTGCAATCTGTTTATGTTATCTGAAGTATTGTTTTTTGTGCCTTTTATATGCAATGTTGGTTCCTTGAAGTAGATTTTTTCAATTGACGCTTGTTCAGTTCATGTTGTGTGTTTCTTTTTCTGCAATTGTGCCATGCAATACATAATTACCTGCCATTGTTGTGTTGAAACTGGGGtctatatttataattttctttgttGTGAAAACGAGCTACTGTGAAGCAGTATCATGGACATAAGAGAATCATAGTGTTAGTGTGTGAGTGTATCTGTAGGTTCCTTCGATGTGAAGTGGGGTCGATTTTGGTCTCTCCTGAAAGAGAATCACTCGAGAGGTTTTGCATTCTCTGCTCTTTAACTCGCccaaaaattagtttttttctttggttgcaTGAGTTTTTTATTCTGGTTGTTTGGGAGCTAGTTACCTGGATTTTTCATGAGAAAGCTTCTCCGAGTTGGCAAGGATGTCACTCTTCGCATTTGTTAAGAGGGTAAAACTCAATTGAATGGCCAGGCTATTAAGGTGTACCATCTCATTCTGCCTCGGAGAATGATGATAATAAAGAGCGTACCTGGTGCACGAGactcccgcatgtgcgaggtctgtgggtggggggggggggaggagaactacgcagccttacctcGAGAATGTCGAATTCTTTTTTGACTACTTGACCACTAGGTCGCTACATTTGTACCTTTACCATTCGACCAAGCGCACCAAGTGGAATGCTAATGTGGTGTCCTTATTAGGAATATTAATGATCTAAAGTAATATCTTCTTTAAACTTACGAATGTAAGATTTTAGTTTATCCCTCATCTATATTATATTGTCGTTGCAGATATAATTTTTGGTACAACAAGAACTGCTAT
It includes:
- the LOC122078300 gene encoding uncharacterized protein LOC122078300 isoform X3 codes for the protein MLGAGLQFGRAHGEDRFYNPAKARRNHHHQQQQQQQQQQQQQQQQQQQQQQQQPQQQQVHRTRSSGTVNTAVVTKGKAVISDNREPENRAVSEETSKPLAMPASESVTASPSNLDRFLESTTPSVPAQYLSKTRMRGWRTCDVEFQPFFTLGDLWESFKEWSAYGAGVPLILNGSDCVIQYYVPYLSGIQIYGDSRSSAKSRLSLLDKHISTQEGSSSDDGEAGNSQASLLFEFLEQDPPYSREPLADKISDLACRFPGLKTLRSYDLLPTSWVSVAWYPIYRIPTGPTLKDLDACFLTFHSLSTPIRGAGSGQAPVVTCPNGMEDVPKISLPVFGLASYKFKGSMWTPNGGCERQRANSLLQAADDRLRQLQVNHPDFQFFASHGTSCMMKYEWLF